The genomic DNA ATAAGGAAAACAACCTCACGGGAGCGGCGACGCCGGACGGTATCCCGGACGCCTATTTCGAATCCTCCAACGTTGACGATCTTCAGGACAAGCTGCTCGCCACAATCGCAAGCATTCTCAGGCGAAGCGCGTCCGGTTCATCGGTATCCGTCCTGGCTACTGCCTCGACCGGTGAAGGGGCCTTGTATCAATCGTATTTCTTTCCCAGCACGATCGAGCCCTCGACGCTGAGCGATGTGAAATGGACCGGCTATACGCAGGCCCTGTTCATTGACACGTTCGGCAATACCCGAGAGGACACGAATCAGGACGGTCGTCTCGACTACAAAGTCGACAAAATCATCAAGACCCGTTTTGACTCCGCGTCGAATTCGGTGAAGGTCGACAAATATGTAGATTCGGATGGCGATGGATTGCCGAACGATCAGAATAGCGATGGCGTGGTGACGACGGCGGATTGCAATCCGTGCGGGCAGGCATTGAGCGATATTCTTCCGATTTGGGAAGCCGGGAAGCAACTGGCGTTGAAAGACTCCACCACCCGCACCATCCTGACATGGGTCGATTCCGATCATGACGGCGTGGTTGATTCCGGCGAACAGCTGGCATTCACGACAGCCAACGAGCCGACGCTCCGACCATACCTTCGTGCCGCGTCCAGTGCGGAAGGGACCAAGATCATTAATTTTGTGCGTGGGTGCGATGTGGGGACATGCGCGGAACAGGCGACGACGAGGGATCGCCGTCTTCAAGTTCCGGCCGGGAGCGGGAGCCTGAAGGTGTGGAAACTCGGGGATGTCATTCACTCCACTCCGACGGTGGTTGCGGGTCCGAAGGACCGGCATGATGCCATCTATGGGGATCAGAGTTATTCGGCATTTCTCCAGAAATGGTACAACCGCAGACAGGTTGCCTACGTGGGGGGAAACGACGGCATGCTGCACGCGTTCAACGCGGGTTATTACCATCCCGGCGATGATGCGAGTGCCTCTGCTCCCGCCAATACGACTGAACACGGCTGGTTTACGACTGCCCCTGCTGACAATTCCACCGGGGCTCCATTAGGGGATGAATTGTGGGGATTTGTACCCTATGAACTCCTTCCGCAGCTGGAGTTTTTGAGCCGTGCCGACTACCAGCATACGTATTATGTTGATTTGCCGCTCAAAGTGGCGGATGTCCGCATCTTCACTCCAGACACCGATCATCCGAACGGGTGGGGCACGATCCTGATCGGCGGATTCAGAATGGGGGGAAGTTGCGGCGCCTGTTCGGCGGGAACCGGTGCGCCGCCGATGACGGTCAATATCAGCGGCACGGACTACACCTTCTACAGTTCGTACTTTGCGATGGATATCACGAATCCCGATGCTCCCAAATTGCTCTGGTCGTTCAGCAGTTCGAGTTTGGGGTTGACGACCAGTGCTCCTACCGTGGTTCGCGTGAATCCCGCGGCCGATGCCAAGGCCAGCAATACGAACGCGAAGTGGTACATGGTGGTCGGGTCTGGCCCGACCGGATATGACGCCAGCGTAGTTCAAAGTGCAAAAGTCTTTGTCGTCGACCTTGCGACGGGCCCGGGTAGCGGCAACAGCCTCGTGACGTCGTATTCGGTGGGGTCCTGGAATTCGTATATCGGAGACATCACGGCTTTCGATCGAGATCTCGATTACCGTCACGATGTCGTGTATTTCGGGCGAGTGATTCATGACGGAGCGCTTCCCTGGCGGGGCAAGATGTATCGTTTGACCATGGGAGCAGGGGGAGCTACGGCCAAGTTCGGTACGGTCACCAGTCCGACTCAGTGGGGCATCGCCTCGGGAAGTGCTCGCGTGCCCACGGAGATGCTGGATACGTTCGTATCAGGGGCGGAGATGGGCCCCGTTGCGACCGCGCCTTCCGTGACCACAGACGATGCGGCTAACGTGTGGGTCTTTGCGGGCAGCGGGCGGTATTACAGCAAATCCGATAAGACCGACGTGTCCACGCAATACTTCGTGGGGTTGAAAGACTCGGTCCTCAATTCCGGATGCAATCAATCAGCCGGCGCGCTCAACTGCATGGACAATGATCTTGTGGATGTCTCGAATGCCACCGTCTGTGTGGTGGGAGTCGGCGATTGTGGTCAGGCCAGTGGAACCAACCAAGTCTCCGGCGTGTCCGGTGCCACGACGTTTACCGGTTTGATCGGATTGGTTCAGAGTAAAGATGGTTGGGTGACTAAACTGGTCGAACCCGCCAACCCACCGACTAACCCAGTCCCTTACGGCATCGGCGAACGTGCTGTGAGTAGCCCAACGGTATTCGGAGGGGTGGTGTTTTTCCCCACCTTTATTCCAACGAACGACATCTGCGTGTCATCCGGAACGAGCCGACTCTGGGCACTCTTCTATAAAACGGGGAGTGCATATCAAGAGCCGATCATCGGAACGACTACCTCAGGAGCGAATCAAACGGTCAATAAGTTCGGCTCTCTTGGAGAAGGATTGGCGTTCGGTATCGTGGTCCATATGGGCTCAGGACGGGACGGCGGCAGTCCGTTCGGCCTCCTGATCAATATGAGTCAGGGAAACTTCGGTGACTGTGCAACCTGCGGGTTCGGTGGAGGGTCTCCCGGAGGTCTTCCGAGCTCAAACATCGGGGCCAATGTTGCGATTGATCCACGGAGCCGGTACTTCTCATGGACGAACATGTGATGATCCCCTTTGCACAGGCAAAACACGGGAGGGTGGGGGGGCTCCGTCCCCTTGCCTTTCCTCAGGCAACTCGCCTGGGCTTGATGGCCCTCGCGATCGCTGTCTACGGCGGTTGTTCGTCTTCCCCTCAGGACGGCGGGATTCCCGGGGACGGCCCGAACAATAACCACCCTCCGACTGTCCGCCTCGTGACCATCGTTCCCAATCCCTTGATATTGACTGGGCCCATCACTGCACATGTTGCGGCCGATGACCCAGACGGTACCGAACCGACCAAGCGATTCCAGTGGATCGTCAACGGGGTTTCGGTACCTGGTGCGACGGAGCATGAGCTCCCTACTGACCATGTGAAGCGCGGCGACACGGTCGCGCTCGAAGTGGTGGTGTCTGATGGCCAGGCAGAGAGCGCTTCGTATCGCACAGAGCCGGTGATGGTGGTGAATACGCCTCCTCTCGTGTCACGAGTGACAATTGAGCCAGATTCATCCGATAAGGGGAATCGGGTCCTCGCCAAGGTCGAGGCGTTGGACCCTGACCATGACGATATCCAATACGTCTATCGTTGGTGGCGTAACGACAAGCAGGTGAAAGAAGGCGAGGAAAACGTTCTTGATACAACCGGGTTTGGCCGAAAGGATATTGTGGCGGTCGAAGTCGTCGCAAAGGATCAGGATGCGACGGCCGCACCTGCTCGATCAGTGCCGATCGTCCTCGGTAATTCACCGCCACAGATCCTCTCAAGTCCGGCCGCGTTGACCAATAGAGAGCAATACGAGTACGTCGTCCAAGCGAAGGATGTCGATGGCGATAGCATCAGCTATGGGCTCGAGACAGGGCCTCCAGGGATGACGATCGACAAGGCGACGGGCCACGTGACCTGGAAAGTGACGCCGGGTGTCGGGGGAACTCATCGCATCAAGATCATGGTGGAAGATGGGCAGGGTGGCACGGCCTGGCAGGATTTTGAGCTCTCGATACCCTCTACTGCCCAATCGCTGACGGTCCTCCCCACTCAAGGCTAGTCGGTTCCGGTGGGCCTCCTTATTTTCTGTTCTGTCCCCTCCGACCTTGTTCCGGACTTTCCCGGTTTGTTAGAATCTCCCTATCGTCCTGACGAAAGGAGTTTTCGACACCGGCGTGCGCAAGATCAAACTACGGGAAGGCACGAATACCGCAGCCCTGTTCGGGCACCATGATCGACACCTCAAGCTGATTGAGGAAGAGTTCGGTGTGCGATGCTCGGCGCGGGGTGAAGAAGTGACGGTGGAGGGTACGCCTGAGACCGTCAAGCAGGCGGAACGGGTTCTCAATGAGCTCGCTTCGTTGACGAATGAAGGGTATGACCTGCGGTCCGATGATGTGACGCATGCGCTGACCGCTCTCCGCCACAACCACGACGCTTCTCTCAAAGAACTGCTTTTCAGCGCTTCCCCCATCGTCACTCGGAAGCGATTCATCGTTCCGAAGACTCCGACTCAGAAATACTATCTGGACGCGATCGAAAAACACGACATCGTGATCGGTATCGGTCCTGCGGGCACGGGCAAGACCTATTTGGCCATGGCGATGGCGGTCAGTGCGCTGATGAAAAAAGATGTCAGCCGCATCATCCTCGCAAGGCCGGCCGTGGAGGCCGGCGAGAAGCTGGGGTATTTGCCCGGCGACATGTATGCCAAGGTCAATCCCTACCTTCGGCCACTCTACGATGCCCTGTTCGATATGATGGATATGGAACGGGCCAATCGTTTGATTGAGCGAGGGGATATCGAAATTGCGCCCCTTGCGTTCATGCGCGGCCGTACCCTGAACGATTCATTTGTGATCCTGGACGAAGCGCAAAACGCGACTGCCGAACAGATGAAGATGTTCCTCACACGGTTAGGCTTCCATTCGAAGGCCGTCGTGACGGGGGACATTACGCAGATCGACTTGCCGTCGGACCGGGTGTCCGGCCTCATCGAGGTGCGCGACATTCTTCAGGACATTGCCGGGATCGAGTTCGTCTACTTCGATGAGCGAGATGTCGTGCGGCATCGCCTTGTCCAGGAGATCATCAAGGCCTACGATCGCCATACGGCCAGTCCTGCGCCTCCGGCTCAGCCACGAAAAGGCGAGGCTCAGACGAAGGGCCATCGTTCGGATTCTAAGCCCACCCGTCCCGCGGCTCCTGCCACAGGTTCCTGGGGCCAGTCTCATTAATGCCGGTTGTGATCGGCATGCGGTTGACGCGGTGGCCCCTTCGCCTCGGCGCCCTCAAGCAACTCGCCACTCATGTCTTGCAAGCAGTCGGCGAAGCCGAGGCGCTTCTGAGTCTTGAGATCGTCGGCGATGTCAGGATGCGGCGCCTGAATCGAACCTTTCGTCATCGTGACAAGACGACGGATGTGCTGGCGTTTGCGACCAGGGAAGGGCCCGGGCCACCCTCGTCTCTTCTCGGGGACGTCGTTATTTCCCTGCCGCAGGCCATTCGTCAGGCGTGTGGTCATGAACAGGGCGTTGACCACGAGTTAGCGGTACTCCTGATTCACGGCATTCTCCATTTGTGCGGATATGACCACGAGCGTAGTGATGCGGAGGCGCAACGCATGAGCCGGCGCGAAAAGGCCGTGCTCCGCGCCGTTGCTCCGGTTCCACGGCTATTGGTGTCACGCGGATCGGATCAGGTATGATCTAGAATTTGATCGCCGTGCCCGAGAAGTCCTAGTCTGGATCGTTCATCAATCATTCGAGTCGGTCGAAGAGAGGGTGAGGTATGCGGTGGATTGGCTTCAGAAACTAAGTGCGGGGCTCTCCAAAACACGTGATGCAGTCACGGGACAACTGGATCGACTCCTGGGGCGGGCGGCTGATCCGGCGCTGCTGGATGAGCTGGAGGTGGCCTTGATCAGCGCAGATCTGGGCATGCCGGTCGTGGAACGTGTGATGGGGCAGCTGCGGGCCCAGATGCGGGGCGGTAATTTCTCGTCGGCCGATAAAGTACGAGACCTGCTGCGGCAATCCGTGCTGGATATTCTTCTTCCGACACAATCTGCCTCGATGGAGCAATTGGTGGCACAGGGGCCGCGTCCCTTTGTGATTCTTGCCGTGGGGGTCAACGGTGTCGGCAAGACCACGACGGTGGCGAAGCTGACGCAACGGTTTCGACAACAGGGGAAAAAACCATTACTCGTGGCCGGGGATACCTTCCGCGCGGCGGCGATCGATCAATTGCAGGTCTGGGCGGACCGCATCGAGGTCGATGTGATCCGCCATCGACCGGGTGCGGATCCGGCTGCGGTCGCCTACGACGGGATGACCGCTGCGAAAGCGCGCGGGTCGGACGTGGTGTTGATCGATACCGCCGGGCGGCTGCACACGAAAACGAATCTCATGGACGAATTGCGGAAGATCAAGCGAGTGGTCGCGCAAGAGTGCCAGGGGGCGCCACATGAGGTGCTGTTGGTGTTGGATGCGACGGTCGGCCAGAATGCCATTGCCCAGGCGAGACAGTTCCACGAGGCGGTCGGGGTGACTGGAATCGCCCTGACCAAGCTGGATGGAACGGCGCGTGGTGGCATCGTGGTGGCCATTGCCGACACCTTCAAGATCCCGGTCCGCTTAATCG from Nitrospira sp. ND1 includes the following:
- a CDS encoding putative Ig domain-containing protein, whose protein sequence is MDEHVMIPFAQAKHGRVGGLRPLAFPQATRLGLMALAIAVYGGCSSSPQDGGIPGDGPNNNHPPTVRLVTIVPNPLILTGPITAHVAADDPDGTEPTKRFQWIVNGVSVPGATEHELPTDHVKRGDTVALEVVVSDGQAESASYRTEPVMVVNTPPLVSRVTIEPDSSDKGNRVLAKVEALDPDHDDIQYVYRWWRNDKQVKEGEENVLDTTGFGRKDIVAVEVVAKDQDATAAPARSVPIVLGNSPPQILSSPAALTNREQYEYVVQAKDVDGDSISYGLETGPPGMTIDKATGHVTWKVTPGVGGTHRIKIMVEDGQGGTAWQDFELSIPSTAQSLTVLPTQG
- a CDS encoding PhoH family protein, translating into MRKIKLREGTNTAALFGHHDRHLKLIEEEFGVRCSARGEEVTVEGTPETVKQAERVLNELASLTNEGYDLRSDDVTHALTALRHNHDASLKELLFSASPIVTRKRFIVPKTPTQKYYLDAIEKHDIVIGIGPAGTGKTYLAMAMAVSALMKKDVSRIILARPAVEAGEKLGYLPGDMYAKVNPYLRPLYDALFDMMDMERANRLIERGDIEIAPLAFMRGRTLNDSFVILDEAQNATAEQMKMFLTRLGFHSKAVVTGDITQIDLPSDRVSGLIEVRDILQDIAGIEFVYFDERDVVRHRLVQEIIKAYDRHTASPAPPAQPRKGEAQTKGHRSDSKPTRPAAPATGSWGQSH
- the ftsY gene encoding signal recognition particle-docking protein FtsY, producing the protein MDWLQKLSAGLSKTRDAVTGQLDRLLGRAADPALLDELEVALISADLGMPVVERVMGQLRAQMRGGNFSSADKVRDLLRQSVLDILLPTQSASMEQLVAQGPRPFVILAVGVNGVGKTTTVAKLTQRFRQQGKKPLLVAGDTFRAAAIDQLQVWADRIEVDVIRHRPGADPAAVAYDGMTAAKARGSDVVLIDTAGRLHTKTNLMDELRKIKRVVAQECQGAPHEVLLVLDATVGQNAIAQARQFHEAVGVTGIALTKLDGTARGGIVVAIADTFKIPVRLIGVGEAVDDLQDFDAKAFVDALF
- the ybeY gene encoding rRNA maturation RNase YbeY, which gives rise to MPVVIGMRLTRWPLRLGALKQLATHVLQAVGEAEALLSLEIVGDVRMRRLNRTFRHRDKTTDVLAFATREGPGPPSSLLGDVVISLPQAIRQACGHEQGVDHELAVLLIHGILHLCGYDHERSDAEAQRMSRREKAVLRAVAPVPRLLVSRGSDQV
- a CDS encoding pilus assembly protein, with the translated sequence MNRRTFVAVMLVAGSLSAALLGSRDAVAVVSNADYTAVPAFVSNATTPNIIVVMDNSGSMSNRACESSSCGTLADGSTSTTTTWTNTTRYSGYFDSLRCYTYNTTDTRFESGTGKTALATACPDTEWDGNFLNWATLRRFDAVKRAMIGGDCTSTRAADGTCPTSGTPALKTVRAQGAGLSNERADVNYGGGTGANTYVGRIPLADRGSDPATISIGLSASGTPAAPYFCVDNDTTFNSNCGDSYSVRKYELKVGYSSEPTGVIQQIGSKARFGLVEFKSSSEGARMLVGAGSRQSIDWADGDVETFTTNTAAMVDAVQESYPSTWTPLSEALYETARYVAQIQSTFATGYVYPIAFSGGISNGVNFATSGAGSIGTSEITALVGTETCPAGYITSACGRDPYFFGQNHTPPWSASSQVVACCRTFVIVFTDGEPTQDQNIPTALQDYAHAHHGQHCTGSDGAAPPRTIDGTCNTHAATPFSDLLAEHKTSYADSGSHYLDDVAYWAHTTDLRPCSGTTDGTIAGLTVTGHCIAGTQSLTVYSFFAFGNINGRGILAQAARLGGFEDSNNDGVPQTNEWDKENNLTGAATPDGIPDAYFESSNVDDLQDKLLATIASILRRSASGSSVSVLATASTGEGALYQSYFFPSTIEPSTLSDVKWTGYTQALFIDTFGNTREDTNQDGRLDYKVDKIIKTRFDSASNSVKVDKYVDSDGDGLPNDQNSDGVVTTADCNPCGQALSDILPIWEAGKQLALKDSTTRTILTWVDSDHDGVVDSGEQLAFTTANEPTLRPYLRAASSAEGTKIINFVRGCDVGTCAEQATTRDRRLQVPAGSGSLKVWKLGDVIHSTPTVVAGPKDRHDAIYGDQSYSAFLQKWYNRRQVAYVGGNDGMLHAFNAGYYHPGDDASASAPANTTEHGWFTTAPADNSTGAPLGDELWGFVPYELLPQLEFLSRADYQHTYYVDLPLKVADVRIFTPDTDHPNGWGTILIGGFRMGGSCGACSAGTGAPPMTVNISGTDYTFYSSYFAMDITNPDAPKLLWSFSSSSLGLTTSAPTVVRVNPAADAKASNTNAKWYMVVGSGPTGYDASVVQSAKVFVVDLATGPGSGNSLVTSYSVGSWNSYIGDITAFDRDLDYRHDVVYFGRVIHDGALPWRGKMYRLTMGAGGATAKFGTVTSPTQWGIASGSARVPTEMLDTFVSGAEMGPVATAPSVTTDDAANVWVFAGSGRYYSKSDKTDVSTQYFVGLKDSVLNSGCNQSAGALNCMDNDLVDVSNATVCVVGVGDCGQASGTNQVSGVSGATTFTGLIGLVQSKDGWVTKLVEPANPPTNPVPYGIGERAVSSPTVFGGVVFFPTFIPTNDICVSSGTSRLWALFYKTGSAYQEPIIGTTTSGANQTVNKFGSLGEGLAFGIVVHMGSGRDGGSPFGLLINMSQGNFGDCATCGFGGGSPGGLPSSNIGANVAIDPRSRYFSWTNM